Proteins encoded within one genomic window of Natronobeatus ordinarius:
- a CDS encoding DNA primase, which translates to MTWRQATREEIYRYYTEEFPSYRDELPSFITAKGPKQYALAFRDPHPVRKDGVPDKDFIRRDTWQTNVSGERITAAFHDFDDVLEFIRHPARNDPLDRSDFALADPNLLDKPDPCPDAVYYALDHWERPWVLLVDIDAKTIARKRAAQAILDEESMGDSEELLDTAGILEADPAGYPYSFEDIERAIEYGFEVREIFEDDFNAEDTMVVYSGQGVHVYLLDTDPAHRYDAKSREVLNDLLQDTYEIPIDPVVTADRRRVARLPYSLHADVCSIVTPIESPDFDVRSATPEVLQS; encoded by the coding sequence ATGACGTGGCGTCAGGCGACTCGCGAAGAGATCTACAGGTACTACACCGAAGAGTTCCCCTCGTACCGTGACGAACTCCCGTCGTTCATCACAGCCAAGGGGCCGAAACAGTACGCGCTTGCGTTTCGAGACCCCCACCCGGTCCGGAAAGATGGAGTCCCAGACAAGGACTTCATTCGGCGAGATACGTGGCAGACGAACGTCTCAGGTGAGCGGATCACGGCGGCGTTCCACGACTTCGACGACGTCCTCGAGTTCATCCGCCATCCAGCACGAAACGATCCACTCGATCGGAGTGACTTCGCGCTCGCAGATCCCAACTTGCTTGACAAACCAGACCCGTGTCCTGATGCGGTCTACTACGCCCTCGATCACTGGGAACGGCCGTGGGTGCTCCTCGTCGATATCGACGCGAAAACGATAGCCCGAAAACGGGCAGCGCAAGCGATATTGGATGAGGAATCTATGGGGGATAGCGAGGAGCTGCTCGATACCGCGGGAATTCTCGAAGCAGACCCAGCAGGCTACCCGTATTCTTTCGAGGATATCGAACGGGCCATCGAGTACGGCTTCGAGGTGCGAGAGATCTTCGAGGACGACTTCAACGCCGAAGACACGATGGTAGTGTACAGCGGCCAGGGCGTTCACGTCTATCTCCTCGATACTGATCCCGCTCATCGGTACGACGCCAAGAGTCGAGAAGTGCTGAACGACCTTCTGCAAGACACCTACGAGATACCCATCGATCCCGTGGTTACCGCCGATCGTCGGAGGGTCGCCCGGCTACCCTACTCGTTGCACGCTGACGTCTGTAGTATCGTCACGC